The Arvicola amphibius chromosome 11, mArvAmp1.2, whole genome shotgun sequence genome has a segment encoding these proteins:
- the Ca2 gene encoding carbonic anhydrase 2 → MSHHWGYSGHNGPDHWYKDFPIANGERQSPVDIDTKTAQYDPALQPLSVCYDQATSKKILNNGHSFNVEFDDSQDCSVLKGGPLNGTYRLIQFHFHWGSSDGHGSEHTVNKTKYAAELHLVHWNTKYGDFGKAAQQPDGLAVLGIFLKVGPATQGLQKVLDALSAIKTKGKSAAFTNFDPRSLLPGNFDYWTYPGSLTTPPLLECVTWIVLKEPITVSSEQMSQFRGLNFNTEGEPEEPMVDNWRPAQPLKNRKIKASFK, encoded by the exons ATGTCCCACCACTGGGGATACAGCGGGCACAACG GACCAGATCACTGGTATAAAGACTTCCCCATTGCCAATGGAGAGCGGCAGTCCCCAGTTGACATTGACACCAAGACTGCCCAGTATGACCCTGCCCTCCAGCCTCTGAGTGTATGCTATGATCAAGCTACTTCCAAGAAGATTCTCAACAATGGCCACTCCTTCAACGTTGAGTTTGATGACTCCCAGGACTGTTCAG TGCTGAAAGGAGGACCCCTCAATGGCACCTACAGATTGATCCAATTTCACTTTCATTGGGGCTCATCCGATGGGCATGGCTCTGAGCACActgtgaacaaaacaaaatatgctgCAGAG CTTCACTTGGTTCACTGGAACACCAAATATGGTGATTTTGGGAAAGCTGCACAGCAACCAGATGGACTGGCTGTTTTGGGTATCTTTTTGAAG GTTGGACCTGCTACACAAGGCCTTCAGAAAGTTCTTGATGCCCTGAGTGCCATTAAAACAAAG GGGAAGAGTGCTGCCTTCACTAACTTTGATCCTCGctcccttcttcctggaaactttgaCTACTGGACTTACCCTGGCTCTCTGACCACTCCGCCTCTGCTGGAATGTGTAACCTGGATCGTGCTCAAGGAACCTATCACCGTCAGCAGTGAGCAG aTGTCTCAGTTCCGTGGACTGAACTTCAACACAGAGGGAGAACCTGAAGAACCGATGGTGGACAACTGGCGCCCAGCTCAACCACTGAAGAACAGAAAGATCAAAGCATCCTTTAAATAA